The Coffea arabica cultivar ET-39 chromosome 3c, Coffea Arabica ET-39 HiFi, whole genome shotgun sequence genome contains a region encoding:
- the LOC113734819 gene encoding ADP-ribosylation factor-like protein 2: MGLLSIIRKIKRKEKEMRILMVGLDNSGKTTIVMKINGEDTSVISPTLGFNIKTIIYEKYTLNIWDVGGQKTIRSYWRNYFEQTDGLVWVVDSSDLRRLDDCKYELHNLLKEERLSGASLLIFANKQDIQGSLSPDEIAKVLNLEAMDKSRHWRIVGCSAYTGEGLLDGFDWLVQDIASRIYMLD; encoded by the exons ATGGGGCTTCTGAGCATAATTCGGAAGATCAAGcgtaaagaaaaggaaatgcggATTCTTATGGT AGGCCTGGATAACTCTGGTAAGACGACAATTGTGATGAAAATTAATGGGGAAGACACCAGTGTTATTAGTCCCACGCTTGGCTTCAACATCAAGACTATTATCTATGAAAA GTATACTCTGAATATTTGGGATGTTGGGGGACAGAAAACAATTAGATCTTACTGGAGGAACTATTTCGAGCAGACTGATGGATTGGTTTGGGTTGTGGACAGTTCAGATCTTAGAAGGCTAGATGACTGCAAATATGAATTGCATAATCTTTTGAAAGAAGAG AGGCTATCAGGAGCATCATTGTTGATTTTTGCAAACAAGCAGGATATACAAGGTTCTCTCTCTCCGGATGAAATAGCTAAA GTACTCAACTTAGAAGCTATGGATAAAAGTCGACATTGGAGAATTGTGGGATGTAGTGCATACACTGGAGAGGGGTTACTTGATGGATTTGATTGGTTGGTCCAAGATATTGCCTCTCGCATCTATATGCTTGATTAG